The following proteins are co-located in the Microbacterium sp. SORGH_AS_0888 genome:
- a CDS encoding glucosamine-6-phosphate deaminase, translating into MAEVVIVGSRQEAGVLVADEIARLVRARPDAVLGLATGSTPLSVYEALRSRLADVDVSRVRGFALDEYVGLDPAHPESYRSVIAREVVEPLGLDPERVQVPDGRTAGIETAGEAYERAIVAAGGVDLQILGIGTDGHIGFNEPGSSFASLTRVKTLTPETRADNARFFDGIDEVPRHCITQGLGTILRARHLVLLAFGEAKAPAIAGAVEGPVTAMLPGSAVQLHPHVTVVLDEAAASRLQRADYYRDAWANKPAWQGL; encoded by the coding sequence ATGGCTGAAGTCGTCATCGTGGGGTCGCGTCAGGAGGCGGGCGTGCTCGTCGCGGATGAGATCGCCCGGCTCGTGCGGGCGCGGCCGGATGCGGTGCTCGGGCTCGCCACCGGCTCGACGCCGCTGTCGGTCTACGAGGCGCTGCGCTCCAGGCTCGCGGATGTCGACGTGTCGCGTGTGCGCGGCTTCGCGCTCGACGAGTACGTCGGCCTCGACCCCGCGCATCCGGAGAGCTATCGGTCCGTCATCGCCCGCGAGGTCGTCGAGCCGCTCGGCCTCGACCCCGAGCGGGTGCAGGTGCCGGACGGCCGCACGGCCGGGATCGAGACGGCAGGAGAGGCGTACGAGCGGGCGATCGTCGCCGCGGGCGGCGTGGATCTGCAGATCCTCGGGATCGGCACCGACGGGCACATCGGCTTCAACGAGCCGGGATCGTCGTTCGCCTCCCTGACGCGCGTGAAGACGCTGACGCCCGAGACCCGCGCCGACAATGCGCGGTTCTTCGACGGCATCGACGAGGTGCCGCGCCACTGCATCACCCAGGGCCTCGGCACGATCCTCCGCGCGCGGCACCTCGTGCTGCTCGCGTTCGGCGAGGCGAAGGCGCCGGCGATCGCGGGTGCCGTCGAGGGACCCGTGACGGCGATGCTGCCCGGCTCGGCGGTGCAGCTGCATCCGCATGTGACGGTCGTGCTCGACGAGGCCGCCGCGTCGCGGCTGCAGCGTGCCGACTACTACCGCGACGCCTGGGCGAACAAGCCCGCCTGGCAGGGGCTGTGA
- a CDS encoding YrdB family protein produces MSTPKTSELPAGTRAPLSAIDVVAFLCEIVAFLTLALWGFVAWPFPWNIVLGIATPVVAVVLWALFVSPRAVLAVHPFVRAVVELLVYAAATAAFWALGLLWVGLGYAVVAIAVGLIAGRRRLS; encoded by the coding sequence ATGAGCACGCCGAAGACGAGCGAGCTGCCCGCGGGCACACGCGCACCCCTGAGCGCGATCGACGTCGTCGCCTTCCTCTGCGAGATCGTCGCGTTCCTCACCCTCGCGCTCTGGGGCTTCGTCGCGTGGCCCTTCCCGTGGAACATCGTCCTCGGCATCGCGACGCCCGTCGTCGCCGTCGTGCTCTGGGCACTGTTCGTCTCCCCGCGTGCCGTCCTCGCCGTGCACCCGTTCGTGCGGGCCGTCGTCGAGCTCCTCGTCTACGCGGCGGCGACCGCCGCCTTCTGGGCCTTGGGGCTGCTGTGGGTCGGTCTCGGCTACGCGGTCGTCGCGATCGCCGTCGGCCTGATCGCCGGGCGCCGCCGCCTCTCATGA
- a CDS encoding N-acetylglucosamine-6-phosphate deacetylase, whose amino-acid sequence MTAAPARDVLVHGVRLVSDGDESPDAWVLLRDGVVAARGTGEGWRAHAGRTEPSVPPHRDAGAADAPPHDPDAPPHGPDAGAPPEVVDAVAVAGRGAVLTPGFVDLHTHGGGGFAHEDGAAAIRGARAFHRAHGTTRAVISLVTAPVEVLAARVREVAALTGGDVLGSHLEGPFLDPGHRGAHDPALLRTPEAGALETLLAAGEGTVRQVTLAPELPGGLDAVRRVVAAGAVAAVGHTAAGWEATSAAFDAGARLLTHAFNAMPPLHHRLPGPVGAALARPDVVLEAIADGVHLHPAVVRMLMDAAPGRIALVTDAMAAAGAPDGAYRLGSLDVLVEGGVARLAGRDTIAGSTLTQDAALRLAVAAGTTLPQAVAAVTSTPASVLGRPDLGSLRVGAAGDAVLLTPSLEVVRVWSA is encoded by the coding sequence GTGACCGCGGCACCGGCTCGGGACGTCCTCGTCCACGGGGTGCGGCTCGTGAGCGACGGCGACGAGAGCCCGGATGCATGGGTGCTGCTGCGCGACGGGGTCGTCGCCGCGCGCGGAACCGGCGAGGGCTGGCGCGCGCATGCGGGAAGGACGGAGCCGAGCGTGCCACCGCACCGCGACGCGGGGGCGGCCGACGCTCCTCCGCACGATCCCGACGCTCCTCCGCACGGTCCCGACGCCGGAGCGCCGCCCGAGGTCGTCGACGCCGTCGCCGTCGCCGGGCGCGGCGCGGTGCTCACCCCCGGGTTCGTCGACCTGCACACGCACGGCGGCGGGGGCTTCGCGCACGAGGACGGCGCCGCCGCGATCCGCGGAGCGCGCGCGTTCCATCGGGCGCACGGGACGACCCGGGCCGTGATCTCGCTCGTGACGGCACCGGTCGAGGTCCTCGCCGCGCGAGTGCGCGAGGTCGCCGCGCTCACGGGCGGCGACGTGCTCGGCTCGCACCTGGAGGGCCCGTTCCTCGATCCGGGGCATCGCGGTGCCCACGACCCGGCGCTGCTGCGCACCCCGGAGGCCGGAGCGCTCGAGACGCTGCTCGCCGCGGGCGAGGGGACCGTCCGGCAGGTGACTCTCGCGCCGGAGCTGCCCGGCGGGCTCGACGCGGTGCGCCGGGTCGTCGCGGCCGGCGCCGTCGCGGCCGTCGGCCACACGGCCGCCGGGTGGGAGGCGACATCCGCCGCCTTCGACGCCGGCGCCCGACTGCTCACGCACGCCTTCAACGCGATGCCGCCGTTGCACCACCGGCTGCCCGGACCCGTGGGGGCGGCGCTCGCGCGCCCGGACGTCGTGCTGGAGGCGATCGCCGACGGCGTGCACCTGCATCCGGCCGTGGTGCGGATGCTGATGGATGCCGCGCCCGGCCGCATCGCGCTCGTGACCGACGCGATGGCCGCCGCCGGCGCCCCCGACGGCGCCTACCGGCTGGGATCGCTCGATGTCCTGGTCGAGGGCGGCGTCGCGCGGCTGGCGGGTCGGGACACGATCGCCGGATCGACCCTGACGCAGGATGCCGCGCTGCGCCTGGCGGTGGCGGCGGGGACGACGCTCCCGCAGGCCGTCGCGGCGGTGACCTCGACGCCCGCGTCCGTGCTCGGTCGACCCGATCTGGGGTCGCTGCGCGTGGGCGCGGCAGGGGATGCGGTGCTGCTGACCCCCTCCCTCGAGGTGGTCCGCGTCTGGTCTGCGTGA
- a CDS encoding NUDIX domain-containing protein, translated as MSEKGERVSERAMDAADAVRAGDAAADEETPVVRVSAAVVVDERGLTLVVRKHGASVFQQPGGKPDPGETPVETVRREVAEEIGVHADLEDYEPLGRFSDAAANEPGHRVVADAFRLRIRHDQAAAAAEIAELRWVAPDEVDSVPLAPLSRRHLLDFAWR; from the coding sequence ATGAGTGAAAAGGGTGAACGGGTGAGCGAGCGGGCGATGGATGCGGCGGACGCCGTGCGCGCCGGCGACGCGGCCGCGGACGAGGAGACGCCCGTCGTGCGCGTGAGCGCGGCGGTCGTCGTCGACGAGCGCGGGCTCACGCTCGTCGTGCGCAAGCACGGCGCGAGCGTGTTCCAGCAGCCGGGCGGCAAGCCCGACCCGGGCGAGACGCCGGTGGAGACCGTGCGGCGCGAGGTCGCCGAGGAGATCGGCGTGCACGCCGACCTCGAGGACTACGAGCCGCTCGGCCGCTTCAGCGACGCCGCCGCGAACGAGCCGGGGCACCGGGTCGTGGCGGACGCGTTCCGCCTCCGCATCCGGCACGATCAGGCCGCCGCAGCGGCCGAGATCGCGGAGCTGCGCTGGGTCGCACCGGACGAGGTCGACTCCGTGCCGCTCGCGCCCCTCAGCCGCCGGCATCTCCTCGATTTCGCCTGGCGCTGA
- a CDS encoding ROK family protein — protein sequence MRIGLDVGGTKTDAVAVAEDGTVAARVRRPTAWGPEGVVDTIVGAVVALGELPGLAPFVSVGIGMPGQAVPGTTVVAHALNLGIDELDVARAVGPRLALPVRVENDVKAAAVGAHALDGGRRDLAYLNLGTGVAAGLITDGRLWRGRRGTAGEVGHVSIDPQGPVCRCGARGCIEALAGGAAVAARWGRNVPLPVRDVFDAADAADPLAIRLREDLARAVAAAVRLLVLTADVDAVVLGGGVTALGERLLTDVRASLDAGAATSVFLRSLRLSERVELLPVGSSAAALGAAIVGGLADLARGNEGVEVGAAAVAVGCEGVAVGAESEGVVVGAEEERHHG from the coding sequence ATGAGGATCGGGCTGGATGTCGGCGGCACGAAGACGGACGCCGTCGCCGTCGCCGAGGACGGCACCGTGGCGGCTCGCGTCCGGCGACCGACCGCATGGGGTCCGGAGGGCGTCGTCGACACCATCGTGGGAGCGGTGGTCGCGCTGGGCGAGCTGCCCGGGCTCGCGCCGTTCGTGTCGGTCGGGATCGGCATGCCGGGGCAGGCGGTGCCCGGGACGACGGTCGTCGCCCACGCGCTCAACCTCGGCATCGACGAGCTGGATGTCGCCCGCGCCGTGGGACCGCGGCTCGCGCTGCCGGTGCGCGTCGAGAACGACGTGAAGGCCGCCGCCGTGGGCGCGCACGCGCTCGACGGCGGTCGTCGTGACCTCGCCTACCTCAACCTCGGAACCGGGGTCGCGGCGGGACTCATCACCGACGGGCGTCTGTGGCGGGGCCGGCGGGGCACGGCCGGCGAGGTGGGACACGTCTCCATCGACCCGCAGGGTCCGGTCTGCCGGTGCGGCGCGCGCGGCTGCATCGAGGCGCTCGCGGGCGGTGCGGCCGTCGCCGCGCGGTGGGGCCGCAACGTCCCGCTGCCCGTGCGCGACGTGTTCGACGCGGCCGACGCCGCCGATCCGCTCGCGATACGGCTGCGGGAGGATCTCGCGCGCGCCGTCGCGGCGGCCGTGCGTCTGCTCGTGCTCACGGCCGACGTCGACGCGGTCGTGCTCGGCGGCGGCGTCACCGCGCTCGGCGAGCGGCTGCTGACCGATGTGCGTGCGTCGCTCGACGCCGGGGCGGCGACATCCGTGTTCCTGCGTTCGCTGCGGCTGTCCGAACGCGTGGAGCTGCTGCCGGTCGGCTCGTCCGCCGCGGCCCTCGGCGCCGCGATCGTGGGAGGGCTTGCCGATCTCGCGCGCGGGAACGAGGGCGTCGAGGTCGGCGCCGCGGCGGTCGCGGTCGGCTGCGAGGGCGTCGCGGTCGGCGCCGAGAGCGAGGGCGTCGTCGTCGGCGCCGAGGAGGAGAGGCATCATGGCTGA
- the glyA gene encoding serine hydroxymethyltransferase: protein MTDPYFTAPLAEVDPEIAQVLERELERQRGYLEMIASENFVPVSVLQSQGSVLTNKYAEGYPGKRYYGGCEEVDVAEELAIERAKSLFGAAYANVQPHSGATANAAVMHALARPGDTLLGLSLDHGGHLTHGMKINFSGRLYDIVAYGVDAETSLIDMDEVARLAREHKPKVIVAGWSAYPRQLDFARFREIADEVGAYLWVDMAHFAGLVAAGVHPNPMPYAHVVSSTVHKTIGGPRSGFILTDDADLAKKINTAVFPGQQGGPLMHVIAAKATAFKLAATPEFRDRQERTLRGARILADRLQQEDVAAAGISVRSGGTDVHLVLVDLRNAAIDGRQAEDLLHEIHITVNRNSVPNDPRPPMTTSGLRIGTPALATRGFGDAEFTEVADVIARALLPDADVTALRTRVAALTAAFPLYPSLQQ, encoded by the coding sequence ATGACCGACCCGTATTTCACCGCCCCGCTCGCCGAGGTCGACCCGGAGATCGCCCAGGTCCTCGAGCGCGAGCTCGAACGTCAGCGCGGGTATCTCGAGATGATCGCGTCCGAGAACTTCGTCCCCGTCTCCGTGCTGCAGTCCCAGGGCTCCGTGCTCACCAACAAGTACGCCGAGGGCTACCCCGGCAAGCGCTACTACGGCGGCTGCGAAGAGGTCGACGTCGCCGAGGAGCTCGCCATCGAGCGTGCCAAGTCGCTGTTCGGCGCGGCCTACGCCAACGTCCAGCCGCACTCCGGCGCGACGGCCAACGCCGCCGTCATGCACGCGCTGGCGCGACCGGGCGACACGCTGCTGGGGCTCTCGCTCGACCACGGCGGCCACCTCACGCACGGCATGAAGATCAACTTCTCCGGCCGGCTCTACGACATCGTCGCCTACGGCGTGGATGCCGAGACCAGCCTGATCGACATGGACGAGGTCGCCCGACTCGCCCGCGAGCACAAGCCCAAGGTGATCGTCGCGGGGTGGTCGGCCTACCCGCGTCAGCTCGACTTCGCACGTTTCCGTGAGATCGCCGACGAGGTCGGTGCCTACCTGTGGGTCGACATGGCGCACTTCGCCGGCCTCGTCGCCGCGGGCGTGCACCCCAACCCCATGCCCTACGCGCACGTGGTCTCCTCGACCGTGCACAAGACGATCGGCGGCCCGCGCTCCGGCTTCATCCTGACCGACGACGCCGACCTGGCGAAGAAGATCAACACGGCCGTGTTCCCGGGGCAGCAGGGCGGTCCGCTCATGCACGTGATCGCCGCCAAGGCGACCGCGTTCAAGCTCGCGGCCACCCCCGAGTTCCGGGATCGGCAGGAGCGCACGCTCCGCGGTGCCCGCATCCTCGCCGACCGGCTGCAGCAGGAGGACGTCGCCGCGGCCGGGATCTCGGTGCGCTCGGGGGGCACCGACGTCCACCTCGTGCTGGTGGACCTGCGCAACGCCGCGATCGACGGCCGTCAGGCGGAGGATCTGCTGCACGAGATCCACATCACGGTCAACCGCAACTCGGTTCCCAACGACCCGCGGCCGCCGATGACGACCTCGGGTCTGCGCATCGGCACCCCCGCGCTCGCGACGCGCGGCTTCGGCGACGCCGAGTTCACCGAGGTGGCGGATGTGATCGCCCGCGCGCTGCTGCCGGATGCGGACGTGACCGCGCTCCGCACCCGCGTCGCCGCCCTGACGGCCGCCTTCCCGCTGTACCCCTCCCTGCAGCAGTAG
- a CDS encoding FAD-binding oxidoreductase, translating to MTTDVVELLRAALGDRVDTGDAGLEAARADKSGHAAAGRPLAVVHAASVDDVRETLRIASATGTPVVPRGAGTGLAGAANTGTGEISLSLRAMDRVLEVRGDDLLAVVEPGILNADLNAHLAPYGLWWAPDPASRAISTVGGNIATGAGGLLCAKYGVVRDAVLGLDVVLADGRLLRLGHRSVKGVTGYDLAALMIGSEGTLGVVVGATLKLRRLVPGEVCTLAATFPHVAAAASAAAAVTAAGVQPAIMELMDAVSLSAVHALLDLPAPLPGVAQLTIQTDGPAAREEAEAIAAVLTTAGGTVALSSDPDEGERLLRIRRSMHPAMERLGTTLIEDVSVPRSALPAMFAEIARIEREHGVAIPTVAHAGDGNLHPNFVFAGPDVPARVWEAADELFRAALRLGGTLTGEHGIGVLKRRWLADELGADQWQLQRQIKRVFDPAGILNPGKVFLDPVEASPAPVETSH from the coding sequence ATGACGACGGATGTCGTCGAGCTGCTCCGCGCGGCGCTCGGCGACCGCGTCGACACGGGCGATGCCGGGCTCGAGGCGGCGCGAGCCGACAAGTCGGGGCACGCCGCGGCGGGTCGTCCGCTCGCGGTCGTGCACGCGGCATCCGTCGACGACGTCCGGGAGACCCTCCGCATCGCGTCGGCGACGGGCACCCCCGTGGTCCCGCGCGGCGCCGGCACCGGGCTCGCGGGCGCCGCGAACACCGGCACCGGGGAGATCTCGCTGTCGCTGCGCGCCATGGACCGGGTGCTCGAGGTGCGCGGCGACGACCTGCTCGCGGTCGTGGAGCCCGGCATCCTCAACGCAGACCTGAACGCGCACCTCGCGCCGTACGGGCTCTGGTGGGCGCCGGATCCGGCGAGCCGGGCCATCTCGACCGTGGGCGGCAACATCGCCACGGGTGCCGGCGGACTGCTGTGCGCGAAGTACGGGGTCGTGCGAGATGCCGTCCTGGGCCTCGACGTCGTGCTCGCCGACGGCCGCCTGCTGCGGCTGGGCCATCGGAGCGTCAAGGGCGTCACCGGCTACGACCTCGCGGCGCTCATGATCGGCTCCGAGGGCACGCTCGGGGTCGTCGTGGGCGCGACGCTCAAGCTGCGCCGGCTCGTCCCCGGCGAGGTCTGCACGCTGGCCGCGACCTTCCCGCACGTCGCAGCGGCCGCCTCGGCGGCGGCAGCCGTCACCGCCGCCGGGGTGCAGCCGGCGATCATGGAGCTCATGGATGCGGTGAGCCTGTCCGCCGTGCATGCGCTGCTGGATCTGCCCGCCCCGCTGCCCGGGGTCGCGCAGCTCACGATCCAGACCGACGGGCCTGCCGCACGCGAGGAGGCCGAGGCCATCGCGGCCGTGCTGACGACGGCGGGCGGCACGGTCGCGCTGTCGTCCGACCCCGACGAGGGAGAGCGACTGCTCCGCATCCGCCGATCGATGCATCCCGCGATGGAGCGCCTGGGGACGACGCTGATCGAGGACGTCTCCGTGCCGCGCTCGGCGCTGCCCGCCATGTTCGCGGAGATCGCGCGCATCGAACGGGAGCACGGGGTCGCCATCCCGACCGTCGCGCACGCGGGCGACGGGAACCTGCATCCGAACTTCGTGTTCGCCGGCCCGGACGTGCCGGCGCGGGTGTGGGAGGCGGCGGACGAGCTCTTCCGTGCCGCGCTGCGGCTGGGCGGGACGCTCACGGGCGAGCACGGCATCGGCGTGCTGAAGCGGCGGTGGCTCGCCGACGAGCTCGGCGCCGATCAGTGGCAGCTGCAGCGCCAGATCAAGCGGGTGTTCGACCCGGCCGGCATCCTCAACCCCGGCAAGGTCTTCCTCGACCCGGTCGAGGCCTCCCCCGCCCCGGTCGAGACCTCCCATTGA
- a CDS encoding family 20 glycosylhydrolase, with product MNGDLPLVPFPRAVRRLSGGPARLPVTASSPDVPEAVLRRVSGGRPESYRLRSDARGVTIEGVDAAGLAHGARTLAQLARREGEEWVVPAVEIDDAPRFSHRGLLLDVARHFFGVDVVCRVIDAIAACKLNVLHLHLSDDQGWRLAMTSRPDLAARASGSAIGGDPGGCYTAEDYRAILAHAASRQVTVVPEIDGPGHTHAVGLAYPELLAEPVVTDEVRAAVDAYGGGLPVTGVPYTGLAVGFSSLRIGDPAVEAFLDDVFGELAALTPGPYVHVGGDEALGTRPEAYAAYLRGVTERVRRLGKTPIAWHEAGGVAAPGTVGQYWGFRTPIDDAGERARAFVRAGGRVILSPADAVYLDMKPDADSRLGLVWANGPTSLADAYDWDPATLIEGIGEADVLGVEAALWTETIRTEGDIEQMLWPRLYAAAEIAWTPAEERDVRGFTARVEALSARSATAGGRAVSEAGS from the coding sequence ATGAACGGCGACCTCCCGCTCGTCCCTTTCCCCCGCGCGGTGCGGCGCCTCTCCGGCGGCCCCGCTCGCCTGCCGGTCACCGCGTCGTCACCGGACGTTCCCGAGGCGGTCCTGCGCCGGGTGTCGGGCGGTCGGCCCGAGTCCTACCGGCTGCGGTCCGACGCGCGCGGGGTCACGATCGAGGGGGTGGATGCGGCGGGGCTCGCACACGGCGCTCGCACCCTGGCGCAGCTCGCCCGGCGCGAGGGCGAGGAGTGGGTCGTGCCGGCCGTCGAGATCGACGACGCGCCGCGGTTCTCGCACCGCGGCCTCCTCCTCGACGTCGCGCGCCACTTCTTCGGGGTGGATGTCGTCTGCCGCGTGATCGACGCGATCGCCGCATGCAAGCTCAACGTGCTCCACCTGCATCTGAGCGACGACCAGGGCTGGCGCCTCGCGATGACGAGCCGACCGGACCTGGCCGCCCGCGCCAGCGGATCAGCGATCGGGGGCGACCCCGGCGGCTGCTACACGGCGGAGGACTACCGCGCGATCCTCGCGCACGCGGCATCCCGGCAGGTGACGGTCGTCCCCGAGATCGATGGCCCGGGACACACGCACGCGGTCGGTCTCGCCTATCCCGAGCTCCTGGCCGAGCCCGTGGTCACGGACGAGGTGCGCGCCGCCGTCGACGCCTACGGCGGGGGCCTGCCGGTCACAGGGGTGCCGTACACCGGGCTCGCCGTCGGGTTCTCGTCGTTGCGGATCGGCGACCCCGCGGTCGAGGCGTTCCTGGACGACGTGTTCGGCGAGCTCGCCGCGCTCACCCCCGGACCCTACGTGCACGTCGGCGGCGACGAGGCCCTCGGCACCCGCCCCGAGGCGTACGCCGCGTATCTGCGGGGCGTCACCGAGCGGGTGCGACGCCTCGGCAAGACCCCGATCGCGTGGCACGAGGCGGGAGGGGTCGCGGCACCCGGCACGGTCGGCCAGTACTGGGGGTTCCGTACGCCCATCGACGACGCCGGCGAGCGGGCGCGCGCGTTCGTCCGCGCCGGCGGACGCGTCATCCTCTCCCCCGCCGACGCCGTCTACCTGGACATGAAGCCCGACGCCGACAGCCGCCTCGGACTCGTGTGGGCGAACGGCCCGACGAGCCTCGCGGACGCCTACGACTGGGATCCGGCAACCCTCATCGAGGGCATCGGCGAGGCCGACGTCCTGGGCGTCGAGGCGGCGCTGTGGACCGAGACGATCCGCACCGAGGGCGACATCGAGCAGATGCTCTGGCCGCGGCTGTACGCGGCGGCGGAGATCGCGTGGACGCCCGCGGAGGAGCGCGACGTCCGCGGCTTCACGGCGCGCGTCGAAGCGCTGTCGGCGCGCAGCGCCACGGCGGGCGGCCGCGCCGTCTCGGAGGCGGGGTCGTGA